In Ischnura elegans chromosome 6, ioIscEleg1.1, whole genome shotgun sequence, one genomic interval encodes:
- the LOC124160177 gene encoding heparan-sulfate 6-O-sulfotransferase 1 isoform X1 — translation MAKNNVEVQVFETDFAVLLRESVTYEIKMEPKSSSKVVSVVLICFILAVSGIVYFGYFCPDQVCALTTKDTGWADWTLKIPSQDNLGKPLAIHSDPVSAKISSPGLSYDDVLNENFQFDMKAHDVMVFLHIQKTGGTSFGKHLVRDLDLERPCTCHRKRKRCYCFRPNRNENWLFSRYSTGWKCGLHADWTELTSCVDSELDKNEGDSVKRRYFYITLLREPVSRYLSEFRHVQRGATWRNARHWCGGRPATPAELPPCYAGSTWKGVTLDEFTACPYNLAANRQTRMLADLSLVGCYNRSYMPSAAERAHVLLASAKRNLAAMAFFGLTEHQRISQYVFEETFGLRFAVPFEQHNSTLSGATLSSLDPYWLDRVRSLNSLDLELYDFARKLMHERFTRLKARDAQFEEHFSHLGILPSGRDFSWDVLEKDE, via the exons ATGGCCAAGAACAATGTAGAGGTTCAAGTTTTTGAAACTGACTTTGCTGTTCTCCTTCGAGAATCCGtcacttatgaaataaaaatggagcCTAAATCAAGTAGTAAAGTAGTGAGTGTTGTGCTTATCTGTTTTATCCTCGCGGTGAGCGGCATTGTGTATTTTGGGTACTTTTGCCCAGACCAAGTGTGTGCTTTGACAACCAAAGATACAGGATGGGCGGATTGGACTTTGAAGATTCCGTCGCAGGATAATTTAGGCAAGCCTCTGGCAATTCATTCAGACCCAGTAAGTGCTAAAATTTCTAGTCCTGGATTAAGTTACGACGATGTGCTGAATGAAAACttccagtttgacatgaaggCACACGATGTGATGGTGTTTTTGCATATTCAGAAAACGGGGGGCACATCTTTTGGGAAACATCTTGTACGGGATCTAGATCTCGAAAGGCCGTGTACCTGCCATCGAAAAAGAAAGCGGTGTTACTGCTTTCGACCCAATCGTAATGAAAACTGGTTATTCAGTCGTTACTCTACGGGTTGGAAGTGCGGACTTCATGCTGATTGGACTGAGCTGACCAGTTGTGTGGATTCGGAGCTGGATAAAAATGAAGGAGACTCGGTAAAACGAAG GTACTTCTACATAACCCTGCTGAGGGAGCCAGTTAGCCGTTACCTGTCTGAATTCCGACACGTTCAGAGGGGTGCCACTTGGAGGAATGCTAGGCATTGGTGTGGTGGGCGCCCAGCTACCCCTGCTGAACTGCCCCCATGCTATGCCGGCTCAACTTGGAAAGGTGTCACCCTCGACGAATTCACCGCTTGTCCATACAACCTCGCTGCCAATCGTCAAACCAGAATGTTGGCTGACTTATCATTAGTTGGCTGCTATAACCGCTCGTACATGCCGTCTGCGGCTGAGAGGGCTCACGTACTCCTAGCCTCTGCCAAGAGGAACCTTGCTGCGATGGCCTTCTTTGGCCTCACGGAGCACCAACGCATTTCCCAGTATGTATTTGAAGAGACTTTTGGGTTGAGGTTTGCTGTTCCCTTTGAACAGCACAATTCAACGCTGTCAGGTGCCACTCTCTCCTCGTTGGACCCTTATTGGTTGGATCGTGTGCGATCCCTGAACTCTCTTGATCTCGAACTCTATGACTTTGCCAGGAAATTGATGCATGAGCGGTTCACTCGGCTGAAAGCTCGTGATGCACAGTTCGAGGAGCACTTCTCTCACCTGGGCATATTACCATCAGGCAGGGACTTTAGTTGGGATGTGCTCGAAAAGGACGAATGA
- the LOC124160177 gene encoding heparan-sulfate 6-O-sulfotransferase 1 isoform X2, protein MAKNNVEVQVFETDFAVLLRESVTYEIKMEPKSSSKVVSVVLICFILAVSGIVYFGYFCPDQVCALTTKDTGWADWTLKIPSQDNLGKPLAIHSDPKTGGTSFGKHLVRDLDLERPCTCHRKRKRCYCFRPNRNENWLFSRYSTGWKCGLHADWTELTSCVDSELDKNEGDSVKRRYFYITLLREPVSRYLSEFRHVQRGATWRNARHWCGGRPATPAELPPCYAGSTWKGVTLDEFTACPYNLAANRQTRMLADLSLVGCYNRSYMPSAAERAHVLLASAKRNLAAMAFFGLTEHQRISQYVFEETFGLRFAVPFEQHNSTLSGATLSSLDPYWLDRVRSLNSLDLELYDFARKLMHERFTRLKARDAQFEEHFSHLGILPSGRDFSWDVLEKDE, encoded by the exons ATGGCCAAGAACAATGTAGAGGTTCAAGTTTTTGAAACTGACTTTGCTGTTCTCCTTCGAGAATCCGtcacttatgaaataaaaatggagcCTAAATCAAGTAGTAAAGTAGTGAGTGTTGTGCTTATCTGTTTTATCCTCGCGGTGAGCGGCATTGTGTATTTTGGGTACTTTTGCCCAGACCAAGTGTGTGCTTTGACAACCAAAGATACAGGATGGGCGGATTGGACTTTGAAGATTCCGTCGCAGGATAATTTAGGCAAGCCTCTGGCAATTCATTCAGACCCA AAAACGGGGGGCACATCTTTTGGGAAACATCTTGTACGGGATCTAGATCTCGAAAGGCCGTGTACCTGCCATCGAAAAAGAAAGCGGTGTTACTGCTTTCGACCCAATCGTAATGAAAACTGGTTATTCAGTCGTTACTCTACGGGTTGGAAGTGCGGACTTCATGCTGATTGGACTGAGCTGACCAGTTGTGTGGATTCGGAGCTGGATAAAAATGAAGGAGACTCGGTAAAACGAAG GTACTTCTACATAACCCTGCTGAGGGAGCCAGTTAGCCGTTACCTGTCTGAATTCCGACACGTTCAGAGGGGTGCCACTTGGAGGAATGCTAGGCATTGGTGTGGTGGGCGCCCAGCTACCCCTGCTGAACTGCCCCCATGCTATGCCGGCTCAACTTGGAAAGGTGTCACCCTCGACGAATTCACCGCTTGTCCATACAACCTCGCTGCCAATCGTCAAACCAGAATGTTGGCTGACTTATCATTAGTTGGCTGCTATAACCGCTCGTACATGCCGTCTGCGGCTGAGAGGGCTCACGTACTCCTAGCCTCTGCCAAGAGGAACCTTGCTGCGATGGCCTTCTTTGGCCTCACGGAGCACCAACGCATTTCCCAGTATGTATTTGAAGAGACTTTTGGGTTGAGGTTTGCTGTTCCCTTTGAACAGCACAATTCAACGCTGTCAGGTGCCACTCTCTCCTCGTTGGACCCTTATTGGTTGGATCGTGTGCGATCCCTGAACTCTCTTGATCTCGAACTCTATGACTTTGCCAGGAAATTGATGCATGAGCGGTTCACTCGGCTGAAAGCTCGTGATGCACAGTTCGAGGAGCACTTCTCTCACCTGGGCATATTACCATCAGGCAGGGACTTTAGTTGGGATGTGCTCGAAAAGGACGAATGA